CTCAGTACATCCCTTTATAAGCACTTAAGAACACATACTGTGGAGAAATCCTATAGATGTAAAGAATGTGGTAAATCCTTCAGCCGAAGGTCAGGCCTTTTTATACATCAAAAAATCCATGCTGGAGAAAACCCCTATAAATACAACCCAGGCAGGAAGGCGTCCAGTTGTGGTACATCCCTTCCTGGATGTCAGAGAATTCATTCCAGGAAGAAGTCCTATTTATGTAACGAATGTGGCAATACCTTTAAGTCCAGCTCATCCCTTCGTTaccatcagagaattcacactggagagaaaccttttAAATGCAGTGAGTGTGGGCGAGCCTTCAGCCAGAGTGCATCTCTCATTCAGCATGaaagaattcacactggagagaagccctatagatgtaatgaatgtggaaaaggCTTCACTTCCATTTCACGGCTTAATAGACACCGAATAATTCATACTGGTGAGAAGTTTTATAATTGTAATGAATGTGGTAAAGCCTTAAGTTCCCACTCGACACTTATTATTCATGAacgaattcatactggagagaaaccatgCAAATGtaaagtgtgtgggaaagccttcagacAGAGTTCAGCTCTCATTCAGCATCAGAGGATGCACACTGGAGAAAGACCCTACAAGTGTAACGAGTGTGGGAAAACGTTCCGGTGTAACTCATCCCTCAGTaatcatcagagaattcacacaggagagaagccgTATCGATGTGAGGAGTGTGGGATATCTTTTGGCCAGAGTTCAGCTCTTATTCAACACCGGAGGATTCATACGGGAGAGAAACCCTTCAAATGTAATACATGCGGGAAGACTTTCAGACAGAGCTCGTCACGTATTGCCCATCAGAggattcacactggagagaaaccttatgagTGTAATACCTGTGGGAAACTCTTTAATCACAGATCATCTCTCACTAATCATTATAAAATCCATATGGAAGAGAACCCCTAGAAAGTAGATCTGCATGCGTGAAAGCCTGAAACCAAAGCTCATCAGGACACATGAGAGTGATGTAATAAATGTGATAGAGATGAGAACCCTTTCTATGATTTAGTCCTCATAAGATACTAAATTCCAAGGATAGACCTTGACTAATGACTGTTCTGCTGAGGAAAGTGGAAAGTGTTCATGCCTGTCAGATGCTTTTTATAATAACCTGAAATGAAGAATTCACAACGTGGAGACACTGACTTTGGGCACTTATACAATTGTTTCTACCGCAGTGTACGCTACGTATCACGTGATTGTCATAAACAtctgggtgaggaggggaggtgtGCACtggatttctcattttaaaaaaactataaacaatgctttttaaataacatttttaatagcaCATAAAAGGTATGGTCAaagaaattatacatttttagagaaaaggaccaaataaaagataaagatgaaCTGTGAACTACCTCTCACTTTCCAGGCTTTGTCCTTTTCCTGACCTGTTATCAAACTTCATGCatggatttcatttaaaaatggaaataaaagtcttttctcttcttttttgttcttctaCTACTTGCTGTGAATTGGAAAATTTTCCCCAATTCttaattctgttttcagaattttttcttttttttttttgctctgaacTCACTCGCTATGAAAGTATACATGCTATATACTGTGAACTATCATCTTAGGTACATTAAGTGGAGAAAAACAGGGTCTGTGACATTTTAACTTGGAATTTGTTCCAGCTTCACTTCCCCCAACTCAATCACCTGCTGCAGTATTGATGGGACTGGCAGCTTCACTGGCTGTAGTAACGTTGGGGCAAGCAAGAGGCCAgccaaaagtgaaaaatgaagatcTAGGGAATAAGACAGCCCAATGAGGATTTGAAAAAGTTGACGTTTCCTGCTGATCTGAAAGGCTGTGCACACCGGCAGGGCTACATTCATACACAAGAAACAGCAGAAAGTCCCCCAGGCTATTGTTCATGTCTGACTGACCTTTTAGACCCTTTGCAAGCAGGAAGTAAAAGTCCAGGCAGATTTGTTGACTCCCTGAATTTTGAGTGCATTCCCTAACCCACACACAGATCACCTTTGCTCTGGATAGAAACCTAACCAACTCAAAGCATTTGATCATTGACCGACTAGTAAGCTATGCTGGCCCAGGGTGATCCCTAGGAAGCCGGAAATGACAACAACCCCAGGAGATGGTATCAGAATCCAGAGTAGCTAcaattttcaacaacaaaatacaaGACGTACAAATAAACTGGAAGCTGTGACTatacatgggggaaaaaagcagtccGTAGAAACTGTCCCTAAGGAATCCCAGATGTTGGGTGCAATTGATAAAGACATCAACTAGCTACTAGACATATGTTTAAAGAACTAATTAGAACCAcactttaataattaaatgaaagtaTGACCAAAAAATACCGCCCCCAACACAACCAAACAAATTCTGGAGTTGAGaagtaaaataactaaaatgaaagtTTTCTAGAGGGGCCCAGCAGTGCATTTGAGCCTGATTCAGCTGACTTTGGTATAGCTAAATGTAGATTATTCAGTTCAAAGGACAGAAAGTTAAgaaatgggggggaggggggatggaaCAGAGTCTCAGAGACTTGCAGGGTACTACTCAGCATATCAACCTATGTGTAATGAAAGTCCCAGatgagaagcaagagaaaaaagggcaggaaaaatatttgaagaaatgatggtTGAAACTTCTCAAtctgatgaaaaacattaatctacacatccaagaagtcAATGAATTTCAAATAGGATAAAATCAAAGTTATTACACCTAGACACATCACAGTCAAATTGCCAAAAGACAGAATCTTAAAACCACGTGGAGTATCGTCTGATGTGCTTGtgggccatttgtgtatcttccttggaaaaaatgtctgttcagatcctttgcccatctTCAACtggattgtctttttattattgagttgtaagtgttatatatttatatattctaacatatgtatatacatataagtatatattctatgtataagccccttatcagatatatgatctactaatattttctcccactctgagAATGccttataaaaaaaatactataaactgctttatttttccaagatGCATAATATCTTTGCAAAGCATGTGGCTGCAAATCCCCTACTGATAGAGCACTCTATTTGGGTCAAAATGTTGATAACAAGAGTAACGCCTAAAACAAAGTATTCATAAGACGTTACAGCACTGGGCCTGGTAAATGCCTGCCGTGGGCACTGCACAAAAGGAATGTCTTCAAAGCCTCTTTGTGGGGCCTTGCAGCACCCCTGAGTTCCCTTGGGCCCCTGGAGTGGAAAGGGTcctgtaaatatttttgcatCCACATAACGCCCCCCTAAtttctgtctggttttcttcacCTTGTCCTCCACCCTAGCTGTCTCATCACGTTCTATTCTCATTTCCTCATTGCTCAAATGCATACTGTGTCTGGCCTTTGTGTGTTCCCTGAGACACTAAGCCAGCCCcttgttggtttttcttttggcCTTCCTGGGTACATTGTCCCCAGCTGGGCgcttccctgcagccctgggttCGCTGGCTGGCTTTCCTTGTTTcggcttcccctccctctctggttGTCCTTCTTTTGGCTTTGCCTCACCCTCTAgcttttccttatcttttagTACGTCCTCATCTTCTGTCTTTCCCTTGGGATCCATCCTTCCCTTGTTTTCTCACTTGTCCTTGTCTTCCACACGAGCTACTCCTGGCTTTCCTGCATCCAGTGGCTgttctttgttttccatcttaACTTTGGTTCTCAAGCATTCCTTCATTTTCACTGTAGAGTTTTTCCATGTTGCGCTGTCGCCTCCTTTTCCTGTCTTGAGGGGATGCTGGACAGGCTCCTCTTTTCCTAACCCAGCAGAGTACTGGGAACAACAGCCTCGCAGACCTGTGGGACCTGGGCCAAGCCTGCACCTCTTCGCCGGTCTCCTGCCACCCGGGGAAGCTGGGGGAGCTGGTTCTGCATGAGCGGATGATGCTAGTGGACAGGGCTGGGACCCACTGCAGGGCTGGCTGGCGGGTGGGCAAGGGGCGAGATTGACTTTTCACTTTCTCAGTAgtgttctttgaagcacaaatgcttttaattttgatcaaattcaatttattttcttttattgcttgtgcttctgatgtcatatctaagaatatATTGCCAAATCCCAGATCATGAAGATATATACCCTTTATGTTTTAAGAGTCTTATAGATGTAGCTTCAGCATTTatgtctttgacccattttgtgTTAAGCTTGTATAGGGTAATGAGGTTGGGGTCCAAGTTCATTGTTTCACATTTGGCAACCTAGTTGCTCCAGCAtcacttactgaaaaaaattactctcTTCCTTTTGAAGTCTTGATGTTCTTGTCAAACATCAGTTGAGTATGGACTCGTGGGTTTCAGAATTTTCAATGCTACTTCTGATGAACAGGGGATATTTTTCCGTTTATTTAGAACTTTGTTAATTTCCTTcaatgatgttttgtagttttcagtatataacTCTTCCActtcttttgtcaaatttatacctaagtattttatccCTTTTGATGTTATCATaaattgaattttcttatttttgtttttagattattcatttaaagtgtgcagaaatacaatttgtttttatatatttatcttgtaGCCTATGACCTTGCTAGACCCATTCATTAGTTTTAATAATGTTTTAGAGgattccttggaattttctcTGTATAGTTTtatgtcatctgtgaatggaGGTAGTTGTACTTCTTTTTCAATACAGAtaacttttatatcattttccCTGCCTAAGCTGCCCTGACTAGAACATTCAGTACACTGTTAAAGAGCAATGATGAGCACTGACATCctcgtcttgttcctgatcttaggggaaaaggATCTGGTCATTCAccgttaagtatgatgttaaccATGGGTTTTCATTGATGCTCTTTTTCAAGCAGAGGATATTTCCTTCTAATTatagtttgttgagttttttattttagtgaattttgttaaatgcctgTGTCTACTAAAATGACCGTGTGGTTTGTGTTTTCTGAATTCTATTGATACGATGCatactcttttcttctcttaaataatttaaaagatactgcGTAAAACAGTAATTGTAAAATTTACCGCTGGGCTCATAATGTgtaaagatgtaatttgtatgACAATAGCACAAAGGA
The genomic region above belongs to Camelus ferus isolate YT-003-E chromosome 22, BCGSAC_Cfer_1.0, whole genome shotgun sequence and contains:
- the LOC102508074 gene encoding zinc finger protein 354A — translated: MATEQREARSQMSVTFEDVAVLFTRDEWRKLGPSQRSLYQDVMLENYSNLLSLGLPFSKPKVISLLQQGEDPWKVERDSPGGASLGWKSSYKTTKSTQTQDSSFQELIMKRSKRNGPWDCKSEKPCIYENGLEKKQEKKEGVQEVLVTHRKILTLERKHKNTEFSQNVSPKSVLVRQQLVPREQIPPKCEIQGNSFKQNSKVLNQQKINTAEKRYKCSMCEKTFINTSSLRKHEKNHSGEKLFKCKDCSKAFNQSSALIQHQITHTGEKPYICKECGKAFTLSTSLYKHLRTHTVEKSYRCKECGKSFSRRSGLFIHQKIHAGENPYKYNPGRKASSCGTSLPGCQRIHSRKKSYLCNECGNTFKSSSSLRYHQRIHTGEKPFKCSECGRAFSQSASLIQHERIHTGEKPYRCNECGKGFTSISRLNRHRIIHTGEKFYNCNECGKALSSHSTLIIHERIHTGEKPCKCKVCGKAFRQSSALIQHQRMHTGERPYKCNECGKTFRCNSSLSNHQRIHTGEKPYRCEECGISFGQSSALIQHRRIHTGEKPFKCNTCGKTFRQSSSRIAHQRIHTGEKPYECNTCGKLFNHRSSLTNHYKIHMEENP